From the genome of Virgibacillus siamensis, one region includes:
- a CDS encoding glyceraldehyde-3-phosphate dehydrogenase, with protein MKKTRIAINGFGRIGRIVFRQAITDNQLEVVAINASYPPETLAHLIKYDSVHGIFDGEVKPLHQGIEVNGKFINHVSSREPEKLPWEKFDIDVVVEATGKFKTKASAGLHLEAGARKVVITAPGKEVDNTIVMGVNEETYNPDKDDVVSNASCTTNCLAPVVKVLDENFKIVNGLMTTVHAFTSDQKNLDNPHKDLRRARGCNQSIIPTSTGAAKALGEVLPNMKGKLHGMALRVPTPNVSLVDLVIDVEDEVTIDKVNEAFKKASANQMKGIIKYSEEPLVSIDYTTTDYSAIIDGLTTMVMEDKKVKVLAWYDNEWGYSKRVLDLTKYVGSCLHQKQVKIS; from the coding sequence ATGAAAAAAACCCGAATTGCAATTAATGGATTTGGACGAATTGGACGCATCGTTTTTCGTCAGGCAATTACTGATAATCAACTAGAGGTCGTTGCAATTAATGCGAGCTATCCTCCAGAAACACTTGCACATCTCATTAAATATGATAGTGTTCACGGTATTTTTGACGGTGAAGTGAAACCGCTTCACCAGGGTATCGAAGTGAATGGGAAATTTATTAATCATGTAAGTTCACGTGAACCGGAAAAACTGCCATGGGAAAAATTTGATATAGACGTGGTTGTGGAAGCAACCGGTAAATTCAAAACAAAAGCGAGTGCGGGATTGCATCTGGAGGCAGGTGCACGAAAAGTAGTTATTACCGCGCCGGGAAAAGAAGTAGACAACACAATTGTAATGGGTGTCAATGAAGAAACTTATAACCCTGATAAAGATGATGTTGTGTCGAATGCATCCTGTACAACAAACTGTCTGGCCCCTGTTGTGAAAGTGCTGGATGAGAATTTTAAAATCGTAAATGGACTTATGACTACTGTTCACGCATTTACAAGTGACCAGAAGAATCTGGATAATCCGCATAAAGATCTGCGTCGTGCCCGGGGATGCAATCAATCTATCATTCCAACATCAACTGGAGCTGCAAAAGCTTTGGGAGAGGTATTACCCAATATGAAAGGGAAATTGCATGGTATGGCATTAAGGGTTCCGACACCAAATGTTTCCCTGGTTGATCTTGTGATAGATGTTGAAGATGAGGTCACCATTGATAAAGTAAATGAAGCATTTAAAAAGGCTTCAGCAAATCAAATGAAAGGAATTATTAAATACAGTGAGGAACCTCTCGTGTCAATCGATTACACCACCACTGATTATTCTGCAATTATTGATGGTTTAACAACGATGGTTATGGAAGATAAGAAGGTTAAGGTTCTGGCCTGGTATGACAATGAATGGGGCTATTCCAAACGGGTTCTGGATTTGACGAAATATGTAGGCAGCTGTCTTCATCAAAAACAGGTAAAGATATCATAA
- the icd gene encoding NADP-dependent isocitrate dehydrogenase — MTQGEKITVENGKMTVPNTPIVPFIEGDGTGPDIWAAARRVIEAAVQKAYNGEKEIQWTEVYAGQKAYDKTGEWLPQDTLDMIDKYKIAIKGPLTTPIGGGIRSLNVALRQKLDLFTCLRPVRYFTGVPSPVKRPEDVDMVIFRENTEDIYAGIEWQKGSDEVKKVIDFLKNEMGVNNIRFPETSGIGVKPVSEEGTKRLVRASIEYALNEGRKSVTLVHKGNIMKFTEGSFKAWGYEVAEQEYGDKVFTWAEYDRIVEKDGKDAANKAQDEALASGKILVKDAIADIFLQQILTRPNEFDVVATMNLNGDYISDALAAQVGGIGIAPGANINYDTGHAIFEATHGTAPKYAGMDKVNPSSVILSAVLMLEHLEWREAANLITKAMDKTIASKVVTYDFARLMDGATEVKCSEFGDELIKNMD, encoded by the coding sequence ATGACACAAGGAGAAAAAATTACTGTTGAGAACGGAAAAATGACCGTTCCAAATACGCCAATCGTTCCATTCATCGAAGGAGACGGAACCGGTCCTGATATTTGGGCAGCTGCACGAAGGGTAATCGAAGCAGCGGTTCAAAAGGCATATAACGGTGAGAAAGAAATTCAGTGGACCGAAGTATATGCAGGTCAAAAAGCATATGATAAGACTGGGGAATGGCTTCCGCAAGATACATTGGACATGATTGATAAATATAAGATTGCTATTAAAGGACCACTTACTACACCAATCGGCGGCGGGATTCGTTCGTTGAATGTGGCACTTCGCCAAAAATTGGACTTGTTCACATGTTTGCGTCCGGTCCGTTATTTTACAGGTGTTCCATCACCGGTTAAACGTCCGGAAGACGTTGATATGGTAATTTTCCGTGAAAATACGGAGGATATTTATGCAGGCATCGAATGGCAAAAGGGATCAGACGAAGTTAAAAAGGTGATTGACTTTTTGAAGAATGAAATGGGTGTGAACAACATCCGATTCCCTGAAACATCCGGAATTGGTGTGAAGCCTGTTTCTGAAGAAGGAACGAAACGTCTTGTACGTGCATCCATTGAATATGCATTGAATGAGGGACGTAAAAGTGTTACTTTGGTACATAAAGGTAACATCATGAAGTTTACGGAAGGTTCATTCAAAGCATGGGGATATGAAGTTGCTGAGCAGGAATACGGTGACAAAGTATTCACATGGGCAGAATACGACCGGATCGTTGAAAAAGATGGAAAAGATGCAGCAAATAAAGCACAGGATGAAGCATTGGCATCCGGAAAAATTCTTGTTAAAGATGCAATCGCCGATATCTTCCTGCAGCAAATTCTTACCCGTCCGAATGAATTTGACGTTGTGGCAACGATGAACCTGAACGGTGACTACATTTCCGATGCGTTGGCAGCACAAGTAGGCGGAATTGGAATTGCACCAGGTGCAAACATTAACTATGATACCGGCCATGCGATTTTTGAAGCTACACATGGTACAGCACCTAAGTATGCTGGAATGGACAAGGTAAATCCTTCATCCGTTATTCTTTCCGCAGTATTGATGCTTGAACATCTGGAGTGGAGAGAAGCAGCAAATCTTATTACAAAAGCAATGGATAAAACAATCGCATCAAAGGTTGTAACGTATGATTTCGCTCGTTTGATGGATGGTGCAACCGAAGTGAAATGCTCTGAATTCGGTGATGAATTAATTAAAAATATGGACTAA
- the coaE gene encoding dephospho-CoA kinase (Dephospho-CoA kinase (CoaE) performs the final step in coenzyme A biosynthesis.) encodes MALVIGLTGSIASGKSTVSSMFAKFRIPVIDADKIAREVVMPGESAYKQIVEAFGEKVLFANHTLDRKKLGSIIFADEKKREKLNGIVHPAVREKMLSKRDAYMESGERCIILDIPLLFESNLTHFVDKTIVVAVDEDVQLTRLMERDGSSEREAKQRIDSQIPIHKKVSLADAIIDNNGTVEESFLQLEKILKNWGAIS; translated from the coding sequence ATGGCTCTAGTGATAGGACTGACAGGTAGTATTGCAAGTGGAAAGAGTACGGTATCGTCAATGTTTGCGAAATTCCGTATTCCCGTAATCGATGCAGATAAAATAGCGAGAGAAGTTGTCATGCCGGGTGAAAGTGCTTATAAACAGATTGTGGAAGCGTTCGGTGAAAAAGTATTATTTGCCAATCATACTTTGGATCGGAAAAAATTAGGTTCCATTATATTTGCCGACGAAAAAAAGCGAGAGAAACTAAACGGAATTGTGCACCCTGCTGTCAGGGAAAAAATGCTCTCAAAACGAGATGCATACATGGAATCAGGTGAAAGGTGTATCATATTGGATATACCATTGTTGTTTGAAAGCAATCTGACTCATTTTGTGGATAAAACCATTGTGGTTGCTGTTGATGAGGATGTACAATTAACGCGTTTAATGGAACGTGACGGTTCATCTGAACGTGAAGCAAAGCAGCGGATTGATTCACAAATACCGATTCACAAGAAAGTGAGTCTTGCCGATGCAATTATTGATAACAATGGAACAGTGGAGGAATCCTTTCTGCAGCTGGAAAAAATATTGAAGAATTGGGGCGCCATATCATAA
- the pnpS gene encoding two-component system histidine kinase PnpS, translating into MRAIFSRPLFAYVVGIFVLVIITGVLLAQTTDEYIILGAILVVEFVILLLIMLHLYDKYMKPIKKATRTVNELVKGNYSARIHHSAEGNVAELNNKINILARNLSEFAIHEQMQEKQLSTVIDNMESGLVLLDEKGYIHLVNRKFITMFGGGQHDYIGYLYYDVLENERIHETVQQTFLYEKNVKESFTQVVENDKKYLEIVGAPIFNERNMLKGAVLVLYDITHLKKLELTRKDFVANVSHELKTPITSIKGFAETLLEGAKEDPETLHNFLMIINDESARLQGLIEDLLTLSKLEKEAYQVSKRDVNLDVLINEIIPIVNQSAEKKKITLSVEIAENIVFQAEREGVKQVIMNLLMNAISYTSENGRVSLNADETDDFVHIYVTDTGIGIHKDAIPRIFERFYRVDKARSRNTGGTGLGLSILKHIVEVHGGKITVDSELNKGSTFHVYFPK; encoded by the coding sequence ATGCGGGCCATATTTTCGAGACCATTATTTGCATATGTCGTCGGAATTTTTGTGTTAGTCATTATAACAGGAGTTTTGCTGGCACAAACTACTGATGAATATATTATTCTGGGTGCTATTCTGGTAGTGGAGTTTGTCATACTGCTGCTGATCATGCTTCATCTTTATGATAAATATATGAAACCAATTAAAAAAGCTACAAGGACAGTCAATGAGCTTGTCAAAGGAAATTACAGCGCACGCATTCATCATAGTGCCGAAGGAAATGTTGCGGAATTAAACAATAAAATAAACATTCTGGCACGAAACTTGAGTGAATTTGCGATTCATGAACAAATGCAGGAGAAGCAGCTTTCCACCGTCATCGATAATATGGAAAGCGGTCTTGTCCTTCTGGATGAGAAGGGATATATTCATCTGGTTAACCGGAAATTCATCACTATGTTTGGCGGGGGCCAACACGACTATATTGGATATTTGTATTACGATGTACTGGAGAATGAGCGGATACATGAAACCGTCCAGCAAACCTTTCTGTATGAAAAAAATGTGAAAGAGTCCTTTACGCAAGTTGTGGAAAACGATAAAAAGTATCTGGAGATTGTTGGGGCACCTATCTTCAATGAGCGAAATATGCTGAAGGGTGCTGTACTTGTTTTGTATGATATTACACATTTGAAGAAACTGGAATTAACGCGGAAGGATTTCGTAGCTAATGTTTCACACGAATTAAAAACGCCGATTACGTCCATAAAGGGTTTTGCCGAAACCTTACTTGAAGGTGCGAAGGAAGATCCAGAAACACTCCACAACTTTTTAATGATTATTAATGATGAAAGCGCACGTTTGCAGGGATTGATAGAGGATTTATTGACTCTTTCCAAGCTTGAAAAAGAAGCGTATCAAGTTTCAAAAAGAGATGTAAATTTGGATGTGCTGATCAATGAAATAATACCAATCGTAAATCAGTCGGCAGAAAAAAAGAAAATTACACTTTCCGTAGAAATTGCTGAAAACATCGTGTTTCAAGCTGAACGTGAAGGAGTCAAACAGGTGATTATGAATTTGCTGATGAATGCAATCAGCTATACATCCGAAAATGGACGTGTATCATTGAATGCGGATGAAACAGATGATTTCGTCCATATATATGTTACGGATACTGGAATTGGAATTCATAAGGATGCGATTCCGAGAATATTCGAGCGCTTTTACCGGGTCGATAAAGCCCGCAGCAGAAATACTGGCGGAACCGGATTGGGTCTCTCCATCTTAAAGCATATCGTTGAAGTACATGGCGGAAAAATAACAGTGGATAGTGAACTGAATAAAGGATCAACTTTTCACGTCTATTTCCCAAAATAA
- a CDS encoding MaoC/PaaZ C-terminal domain-containing protein — protein MAEKKRKLGKQIDTLEVGDYYTATRVIEDRDLLLYLGLTDDANPLYLQHDYASETPYQQPIVPVVMLFGMAASIVSMHLPGPGSHITRHEMSFPKPVYHYTEITFNLEIIAVDRDAHQATMSVIAYDNDGDEVVHGKLNVIPSYEPESISGRSLKNFF, from the coding sequence GTGGCAGAAAAAAAGAGAAAGCTTGGTAAACAGATTGATACATTGGAAGTGGGGGATTATTATACGGCGACAAGGGTAATTGAGGATCGCGACTTGTTATTGTATTTGGGATTGACAGATGACGCAAATCCATTATATTTACAACATGATTATGCATCTGAAACACCGTATCAACAGCCGATTGTTCCGGTTGTAATGTTGTTTGGGATGGCAGCATCAATTGTTTCCATGCATCTCCCCGGGCCAGGAAGTCATATCACAAGACATGAGATGTCGTTTCCAAAACCTGTCTATCATTATACGGAAATAACATTCAATCTTGAAATTATCGCAGTTGATCGGGACGCACACCAGGCAACAATGTCTGTCATTGCATACGATAATGATGGTGATGAAGTTGTTCATGGTAAACTGAATGTGATTCCTTCCTATGAACCGGAATCTATCAGCGGTCGTTCATTAAAGAATTTCTTTTAA
- a CDS encoding cytosolic protein, which translates to MAFRQNLGKFFSNHAETNENHPDASLQTRYYKTTKDKALNVLEAFFNKNESFRINAISKERGEISASIVKGRKAFIVGTVIMVRPHQTAIDFSVTTESAFPFDLGYSTKVIQQLYNQADKELPVIPKTNR; encoded by the coding sequence ATGGCGTTTCGACAGAATTTGGGGAAATTTTTCAGCAATCATGCTGAAACAAACGAGAATCATCCGGATGCTTCGCTTCAAACACGTTATTATAAGACAACAAAAGACAAAGCATTGAATGTACTTGAAGCTTTTTTTAATAAAAATGAATCGTTTCGTATAAATGCTATATCCAAAGAACGCGGGGAAATCAGTGCTTCGATTGTAAAAGGCAGAAAGGCGTTTATTGTGGGAACTGTTATCATGGTCAGACCGCATCAGACAGCCATTGATTTTTCAGTGACGACAGAATCGGCTTTTCCATTTGATCTGGGTTACAGTACGAAAGTGATCCAGCAGTTATACAACCAGGCTGATAAAGAACTTCCCGTAATTCCAAAAACAAACAGGTAA
- the citZ gene encoding citrate synthase — MATTKGLEGVVATQSSISSIIDDQLTYVGYKIDDLADNSSFEEVVYLLWNLKLPTESELDAFKADLAAEMELPEAVIDHLRSYDLSTVHPMAALRTAVSILGLYDNEADVMEPEANKRKAIRIQAKIATIVTAFARIRKGQDPVKPKKELSFAANFLYMLNGKEAEDVEVEAINKALVLHADHELNASTFTARVCVATLSDIYSGITAAIGALKGPLHGGANERVMAMLTEIGEEENAIPYIKDKMDKKEKIMGMGHRVYKNGDPRAKHLKKMSRELTKTSGQSKWYNMSVKIEDFVKEEKGLPANVDFYSASVYHSLGIDHDLFTPIFATSRASGWLAHILEQYDNNRLIRPRAYYVGPQTQAYKPIEER, encoded by the coding sequence ATGGCAACAACTAAAGGTTTAGAAGGAGTTGTCGCAACGCAATCGTCAATCAGTTCAATTATTGATGATCAACTGACATACGTCGGTTATAAAATTGATGACTTGGCAGATAATTCCAGTTTTGAAGAGGTAGTTTATTTATTATGGAATCTTAAATTACCAACAGAATCTGAACTGGATGCATTTAAAGCTGACCTGGCAGCAGAAATGGAATTGCCGGAAGCAGTAATTGATCATTTGCGTTCCTATGATTTATCTACAGTACATCCAATGGCAGCATTACGTACAGCAGTTTCCATCCTGGGATTGTATGATAATGAGGCAGATGTCATGGAACCTGAGGCAAATAAGCGTAAGGCAATTCGCATTCAGGCTAAAATTGCAACGATTGTTACGGCATTTGCACGAATTCGTAAAGGACAGGATCCGGTTAAGCCTAAAAAAGAACTAAGCTTTGCTGCTAACTTTCTTTATATGCTGAATGGGAAAGAAGCTGAAGATGTTGAAGTTGAAGCTATCAATAAAGCTTTGGTTCTGCATGCGGATCATGAATTAAATGCATCGACATTTACGGCCCGGGTCTGTGTAGCAACCCTTTCGGATATCTATTCAGGTATTACTGCCGCAATCGGTGCGCTTAAAGGACCATTGCATGGCGGTGCGAATGAGCGTGTTATGGCAATGCTGACTGAAATTGGCGAAGAAGAAAATGCCATTCCATATATAAAAGATAAAATGGACAAAAAAGAAAAAATCATGGGTATGGGACATAGGGTTTATAAAAACGGTGACCCACGTGCCAAACATTTGAAAAAAATGTCCCGCGAGTTAACAAAAACCAGCGGACAATCTAAATGGTATAATATGTCCGTTAAAATTGAAGATTTTGTTAAAGAAGAGAAAGGTCTCCCGGCAAATGTTGACTTTTATTCAGCGTCCGTTTATCACAGCCTGGGAATTGATCATGATTTGTTTACGCCGATCTTTGCTACGAGTCGTGCTTCCGGATGGCTGGCACACATTCTTGAGCAATATGACAACAATCGTCTAATTCGTCCTCGTGCATATTATGTTGGTCCGCAAACACAAGCATATAAGCCGATTGAAGAGCGGTAG
- a CDS encoding response regulator transcription factor has translation MGKRILIVDDEKSIVTLLKFNVEQAGFEADVAFDGREAVNMVEQNHYDLVILDLMLPEMDGMDVCKHLRNNKIDVPILMLTAKDDEFDKVLGLELGADDYLTKPFSPKEVVARIKAILRRAAKVEEHSFSSLQIGKLTIYPERYEAEMHDEILTFTRKEFELLYYLAAHKGKILSRDQLLSAVWNYDFAGDTRIVDVHVSHLREKIEPVTKKPVYIKTVRGLGYKMEEPE, from the coding sequence ATGGGAAAAAGAATTCTTATCGTTGATGATGAAAAATCGATTGTTACCTTGTTGAAATTTAACGTAGAACAGGCGGGATTTGAGGCCGATGTAGCTTTTGACGGTCGCGAAGCGGTCAATATGGTCGAACAGAACCATTATGATTTGGTTATTCTTGATTTAATGCTCCCGGAAATGGATGGAATGGATGTGTGTAAACACTTACGCAATAACAAAATTGATGTACCTATTTTAATGCTGACCGCCAAAGATGATGAGTTTGATAAAGTATTGGGGTTGGAACTTGGTGCAGATGACTATTTGACAAAACCCTTCAGTCCAAAAGAGGTTGTTGCCCGGATAAAGGCAATTTTAAGACGGGCTGCCAAGGTGGAGGAACACAGTTTTTCATCTTTGCAGATTGGAAAATTGACAATATATCCGGAACGCTATGAAGCTGAAATGCATGATGAAATCCTTACTTTTACCAGAAAAGAGTTTGAACTGCTCTATTATCTGGCAGCACATAAAGGGAAGATTCTTTCCAGGGATCAATTGTTAAGTGCTGTATGGAACTATGATTTTGCAGGGGATACACGGATTGTTGATGTGCATGTCAGCCATCTTCGGGAAAAAATTGAACCAGTAACGAAAAAACCGGTCTATATTAAAACGGTCCGGGGATTAGGATATAAAATGGAGGAACCTGAGTAA
- the mutM gene encoding DNA-formamidopyrimidine glycosylase yields MPELPEVETIKNTLKRFVIGKEIKEVEVFWPNIIKRPDDVEQFKLELNGQTFQDITRKGKFLLFQLDDHVLVSHLRMEGKYSVHPSSEIIKKHTHVIFRFVGGDELRYNDVRKFGTMHLFSKGEEFTQKPLSLLGPDPFDKHFSQEYFYQKLRKTERNIKTALLDQSIVAGLGNIYVDETLFRANVHPLKKSSKLSKREVKAIRNEAMQTLQEAVLQGGTTIRSYVNGQGDMGMFQQELFVYGQENNPCKKCGKPIIKLKVGGRGTHVCASCQKL; encoded by the coding sequence ATGCCGGAATTACCAGAAGTCGAAACGATTAAAAACACACTGAAACGATTTGTGATTGGAAAAGAAATTAAAGAAGTGGAAGTATTTTGGCCGAACATTATAAAGCGGCCGGATGATGTGGAACAGTTTAAATTGGAACTGAATGGACAAACGTTTCAGGACATTACACGAAAAGGCAAGTTTTTGCTGTTTCAATTGGATGATCATGTGCTTGTGTCGCATTTACGGATGGAAGGCAAATACAGTGTACACCCATCATCAGAAATAATAAAAAAGCATACGCATGTTATCTTTCGTTTTGTTGGCGGAGATGAACTGCGCTATAATGATGTACGTAAATTTGGAACGATGCATCTATTTTCAAAGGGGGAGGAATTCACACAAAAACCTCTCTCCTTACTGGGACCGGACCCGTTTGACAAACATTTTTCACAGGAGTACTTCTATCAAAAACTGAGAAAAACGGAACGCAATATTAAAACCGCCCTGCTAGATCAGTCAATTGTTGCGGGACTGGGTAACATTTATGTGGATGAGACGTTATTCAGAGCAAATGTCCATCCTTTAAAGAAATCAAGTAAACTTTCCAAAAGAGAGGTAAAGGCAATACGCAATGAAGCAATGCAAACGTTGCAGGAGGCGGTCTTGCAAGGCGGGACGACAATTCGATCCTATGTGAACGGACAAGGTGACATGGGTATGTTTCAACAGGAATTATTTGTATATGGACAGGAAAACAATCCGTGTAAAAAGTGCGGAAAGCCTATTATTAAATTAAAAGTAGGCGGGCGGGGGACTCACGTTTGTGCCTCCTGCCAAAAATTATAA
- the polA gene encoding DNA polymerase I, giving the protein MAEKLVLIDGNSIIYRAFFALPLLNNDKGVYTNAVYGFTTMLLKILEDEKPTHMLVAFDAGKTTFRHETYKEYKGGRQKTPPELSEQFPILKEVLDAFQIPHYQLEQYEADDIIGTLASEAEDKKWDVTVISGDKDLLQLASDRVTVNLTKKGISDIELYTPAFMKEKMEIDPDQIIDLKALMGDSSDNIPGVPGVGQKTATKLLKQYHTLERVYENLDEISGKKLKEKLSNHKSEAFMSKELVTIKLDSPIKVKIDELDYSGYSATEVSTIFKNLGFQSLLSRVEGAEEGAIESQELKEIEYDILQDIHEDILTDHAALVVEMFGDSYHQAAIEGIGLVTEKHAYFIPTETAVQSKVFKEWLEDARKSKIVFDAKKTLVALLRHDIHIKGIAFDMLLSSYLLNPSENNHDIPAIGHRMGRTEVLYDEEVYGKGAKAKVPEQDVLADHVVRKTNLMYQVKSQMEEELKQNDQYELLKELEMPLALILGEMEHTGVLVDIGRLEKMGEDLKQRLNDLEKEVHDLAGEKFNLNSPKQLGPILFEKLELPVIKKTKTGYSTAADVLEQLKDEHPIIEKLLLYRQLGKLQSTYIEGLLKVVDKDTCKIHTRFNQALTQTGRLSSIDPNLQNIPIRLEEGRKIRQAFVPSGKDWIMFAADYSQIELRVLAHIAGDEKLSEAFKNDQDIHTRTAMDVFHVEENDVTSIMRRQAKAVNFGIVYGISDYGLSQSLGITRKEAKKFIERYFDSYPEVKNYMDEIVHEAKHQGYVTTIMNRRRYLPDITSRNFNMRSFAERTAMNTPIQGSAADIIKKAMIDLHEKLLDEKLNARMLLQVHDELILEAPKEEIDKLKEIVPAVMENTVELSVPLKVDYEYGESWFDAK; this is encoded by the coding sequence ATGGCTGAAAAACTGGTGCTCATTGATGGAAACAGCATCATTTACCGCGCGTTTTTTGCCTTGCCTTTGTTGAATAATGATAAAGGTGTTTATACAAATGCAGTTTACGGTTTTACGACAATGCTTCTAAAAATTCTTGAGGATGAAAAACCGACACATATGCTGGTGGCATTTGATGCCGGGAAGACGACATTCCGACATGAAACGTATAAAGAGTATAAAGGCGGCCGTCAAAAGACACCGCCGGAGTTGTCTGAGCAGTTTCCAATCCTTAAAGAAGTGCTTGATGCTTTTCAGATTCCGCATTATCAGTTGGAACAATACGAAGCGGATGATATTATTGGGACCCTTGCCAGCGAGGCCGAGGATAAGAAGTGGGATGTTACGGTTATTTCCGGTGACAAAGACCTGCTTCAGCTTGCTTCAGATCGAGTGACGGTTAATCTGACGAAAAAAGGCATTAGTGATATCGAATTATATACACCAGCTTTCATGAAAGAAAAAATGGAAATCGATCCGGACCAGATTATTGATTTAAAGGCATTAATGGGAGACAGTTCGGACAACATTCCAGGGGTTCCGGGGGTTGGTCAGAAAACTGCAACCAAACTACTAAAGCAGTATCATACGCTTGAAAGGGTCTATGAGAACCTTGATGAAATCAGCGGAAAGAAATTGAAGGAAAAGTTGTCCAACCATAAATCCGAAGCGTTCATGAGTAAGGAATTAGTGACGATAAAGCTTGATTCACCAATAAAGGTGAAGATTGATGAACTGGATTATAGCGGATACTCTGCCACCGAGGTTAGTACCATATTCAAAAATCTTGGTTTCCAATCATTGTTGTCCAGGGTGGAGGGTGCTGAAGAAGGTGCCATAGAATCGCAGGAACTGAAAGAAATTGAATATGACATACTGCAGGACATACATGAAGATATTTTGACTGATCATGCTGCACTTGTCGTGGAAATGTTTGGCGACAGTTACCATCAGGCGGCAATTGAAGGGATTGGACTGGTAACAGAGAAACATGCCTATTTTATCCCAACAGAGACTGCAGTACAGTCAAAAGTGTTTAAAGAGTGGCTGGAAGATGCCCGCAAGTCAAAAATAGTTTTTGATGCAAAGAAAACGCTCGTTGCCTTGTTAAGACATGATATTCACATCAAGGGGATTGCATTCGATATGCTGTTAAGCTCTTATCTTCTAAATCCGTCCGAAAATAATCATGATATCCCGGCAATTGGACATCGAATGGGTCGAACGGAAGTGTTGTATGATGAGGAAGTATATGGTAAAGGGGCAAAGGCCAAAGTCCCGGAACAAGATGTGCTGGCAGACCATGTTGTGCGCAAAACAAATCTGATGTATCAGGTTAAATCGCAAATGGAAGAGGAGTTAAAGCAGAATGATCAGTATGAACTCCTAAAGGAATTGGAGATGCCGCTTGCGCTGATCCTTGGTGAAATGGAACACACTGGCGTTTTGGTGGACATCGGAAGGCTTGAAAAAATGGGTGAAGATTTAAAGCAACGATTAAATGATCTCGAAAAAGAAGTACATGATCTGGCCGGAGAGAAGTTTAATCTGAATTCCCCGAAACAGCTCGGACCAATCCTGTTTGAAAAACTGGAGCTGCCGGTAATTAAAAAGACAAAAACTGGCTATTCAACTGCAGCGGATGTCCTTGAACAGCTTAAAGACGAGCACCCAATTATAGAGAAGCTGCTTTTGTACAGACAGCTTGGTAAATTGCAGTCAACTTATATTGAGGGATTGCTCAAAGTGGTAGATAAGGATACGTGTAAGATCCATACGCGTTTTAATCAGGCACTTACACAGACAGGCCGTTTAAGCTCCATTGACCCTAATCTGCAAAATATCCCAATCCGGTTGGAAGAGGGACGTAAAATTCGCCAAGCCTTTGTACCGTCTGGAAAGGACTGGATTATGTTTGCAGCTGACTATTCGCAGATTGAACTTCGCGTGCTTGCACATATCGCGGGTGATGAAAAGTTATCTGAGGCGTTTAAAAATGACCAGGATATCCACACACGTACCGCAATGGATGTTTTCCATGTAGAAGAAAATGACGTGACATCCATTATGCGCAGGCAGGCAAAAGCGGTTAACTTTGGTATAGTGTATGGAATCAGTGACTATGGACTTTCCCAAAGTCTTGGCATCACTCGGAAGGAAGCGAAGAAGTTTATTGAACGTTATTTTGACAGTTATCCGGAAGTCAAAAATTATATGGATGAAATCGTACATGAGGCGAAACATCAGGGATATGTGACCACAATCATGAACCGCAGAAGGTATTTACCAGACATTACGAGCAGGAATTTTAACATGAGGTCTTTCGCAGAACGAACTGCAATGAATACGCCTATACAAGGGAGTGCTGCAGACATCATTAAAAAAGCTATGATTGATCTGCATGAAAAATTGCTTGACGAAAAACTGAATGCACGTATGCTGCTGCAAGTTCATGATGAACTTATCCTGGAGGCGCCAAAAGAAGAAATCGATAAATTAAAAGAAATAGTACCAGCAGTTATGGAAAATACCGTTGAATTATCAGTACCGTTAAAGGTTGATTATGAATATGGTGAAAGCTGGTTTGATGCAAAATAA